In Sphaerospermopsis torques-reginae ITEP-024, the genomic window TTAACATTTTTGTAGCTGGAGAGGTAACACGACCAGGCGCTTACACTCTCAGTTTACAGGGCAGCGGCGGCGATAATCCCGGTTTACAATATCCCACAATATTAGCAGCACTTAGCACAGCCCAAGGGGTAACATTAGCAGCAGATGTGACTAAAGTACAATTACGCCGTAAGGTCGGACGTTCTGGTGAACAGGTTATTGCTCTCAACCTCAAAGAAATCACCCAAACAGGCAGAATACCCCAAGATATCACCTTACGGGATGGAGACACCATAGTTGTACCCACCGCCACAGATTTCAACGTTGCTGAAGCTCGGAATTTATTTGCAGCCAATTATGCGGCTAGTCAAACTGCACCCCGCACAGTAGCTATTACAGGTCAAGTGTACCGTCCCGGTTCTTATTTAGTAACACCAGGTGGTGGTGGTGGAAATGATGGTGGAGCGCCAGGAACAGGCTTACCAACTGTCATGCGAGCAATTCAACTAGCTGGAGGAATTACATCACAAGCGGATGTGCGGAGTATTAAAATCCGCCGTCCTACTAGAATTGGCTCAGAACAAACATTAAATCTCAATCTCTGGGAATTATTGCAAACTGGGGATCTAAATCAAGATGTGGTGTTGCAAGATGGAGATACAATTGTTGTTCCCACAGCCACTGAGATTAATCCAGCGGAAGCAATACAATTAGCTACTACTACTTTATCACCGTCAACTATTCAAGTAGGGGTAGTCGGAGAAGTGAAAAAACCTGGATTAACAAATTTACAGCCGAATAGCTCTTTAAATCAGGCTTTACTGGCTGCTGGTGGCTTTAATGATGCTAGGGCTAGTAGTGGTGCTGTAGATTTGATTCGTCTCAATCCCAATGGTACTGTTACTAAACGGTTAGTAAAAATAGATTTCTCCAAAGGCATTAACGAAGAAACCAATCCCATACTTCGTAATAATGATGTTGTGGTAGTCAACCGTTCTGGTGTTGCCAAGGCTGGTGATACAGTAGGTACTGTAGCAGGTCCTTTGGGTCTTATCTTTAATGTTCTCAGGTTTTTTGGATTCTAAAATACTGTTCACAATCAAAGTCATACTTTTTGGTAAAGAGCAGGGGGAAAGGGTTAACAGGAGTTAGTAAAACAGTAACTAGCTGTTAGCCCTGAATCAAACCTGCAAATTTTCATCTAAAATTGGTAAGATAGACCTAGAGAAAGAACAGGATAAATGCTCAACCAGTCCAAATCGTCTTCCAATTGTTTCCTTTCTGCCTCTACATCACCTGCGGGAATATAACCAGGTGCTGTTAACTCTACTTTTGGTGAGCCAGCAAACATCACACCCAAATTAGCGGAGAAACCCCAGCGGTTACCAGATTTCACAGCATTACCCCAACCAATACCTAGATATGGTGCTACGCTATTAGGTAGGGAAATCTTGGCTTTTACTGTGTCACCAGAACCGATGACATAGTCTATTCCATTTATGTTAATTGTTGTACCACCACTGGTGGCTTTACCAGTTCCTTCGATATTATTGTCTTGAAACACCAGCCCTCCAGTCAAGCGAAAACCGGACTTTTGCCAAGGATGGTAGTCAACTAAAGTAGAAACATTGAATAAGTTAAGTTTAGCATCATAACTGATATCAGATTCTTCAATATCTGCGCTGATACCTAAACCAGTAATTCCAAGTTTAGCATTGATATTAGGTGTTACAGATTTGGTGACTGTTGCACCAACACCTAGTGTACTAATTTCAGGGGTGATTGCCCAACCGCTGGTTTTTGCAGGAGTTTTACTAGTTTCCTCAGTAGGTTTAGCTTCTTGTGACGGTTGTGTTGATGGATCAGGACGATTAGCGCAGCGAGAATTTAAAGGGTAATCTTTGCAGAACTTGTTTAAATCTAATGGTCTTTTGGCAAGTAAATCTACAGCATCGTAAGAAAAAGTACCAGGTTGAGGACGAGTCTCACTTGTTTCTGGTGTTATTGATGTAGCAATCACTTCATTTGTAACTGCTGGCTGAGTTGTTGATTCTGCAATCACTTCTTCAGCCATCACCACCTGATTTATTGATGTACCCATCACTAAACTAGCTGTTACTGTCAGTACAGATGTGCCAAACCCTAACTTATTCATGATTTCACTACTCACAGAATTTATTTGTAATAGTGTATATTATCAGCAATGTATAAATAATTGTTTATTTATGAAAAAAAATTTACACATAACACTATAGCTATAACCATCAAGATTAGGACATAAACTATAGCAGGTGAGTATTCATAGTGTTAAAAGCCTTTGATTGTCTAAGTTTGAGATTTAGTTTATGTCCTAACCGTCGTGTGTACAGCTATATCAAGCACAGCATAAAAGACGTAACAAATTTTAATGTAAATTTTAATGTGTATAATTTTCAAACAGACGAAAAAAAGCTCTCGCTTGACAGCAAGAGCAAGAAAATTAATTGATTGTCAGTGATGAAAGAAAACTAGAAAAACCTAGTCAAGATCCTTCATGTAGTAAGCTGGTTCGTTCTCACGGTCAATACCTCTCTCAAAACCACCAGCAGCAGCACGAGCGCGTCCTGCGTGCCACAAGTGACCGATAAGGAAGAAGAAACCTAAGACAAAGTGAGAAGTAGCCAACCATGCACGAGGAGATACATAGTTGAAGGAGTTGATTTCAGTAGCCACACCACCTACAGAGTTCAAAGAACCCAGAGGAGCGTGTGTCATGTATTCAGCAGCACGACGAGCTTGCCAAGGCTGAATATCATTCTTGATTTTTTCTAAGTCAAGACCGTTAGGACCACGGAGAGGCTCTAACCAAGGACCACGGAAATCCCAGAAACGCATGGTTTCACCACCGAAGATGATTTCACCGGTAGGAGAACGCATCAAGTATTTACCAAGACCAGTAGGACCTTGAGCAGAACCAACGTTAGCACCTAAGCGTTGGTCACGAATCAAGAAGGTTAAAGCTTGTGCTTGAGAAGCTTCAGGACCAGTAGGACCAAAGAATTCGCTGGGGTAAACGGTGTTGTTATACCAAACCATGACGGAAGCGATAAAGCCCATCATGGACAAAGCACCTAAGCTGTAGGATAGGTAAGCTTCACCAGACCAGATAAAAGCACGACGCGCCCAAGCAAAAGGCTTGGTGAAGATGTGCCAAATACCACCGGAAATACAAATTAAAGCAATCCAGATGTGACCGCCGATAACATCTTCCATGTTATCAACGCTGATAATCCAGCCTTCGCCACCAAAGGGAGCTTTAATGAGATAACCAAAGATGATAGCAGGGTTGAGGGTGGGGTTAGTGATTACACGCACGTCACCACCACCGGGAGCCCAAGTGTCATAGACACCACCGAAGAACATAGCCTTCAGTACCAACAGCAACGCACCGCATCCTAAGATGATCAGGTGGAAGCCGATGATGTTGGTCATCTTGTTCTTGTCTTTCCAGTCATAACCAAAGAAAGAAGAATATTCTTCTAAGGTTTCAGGACCACGTACAGCGTGGTAGATACCGCCAAAACCGAGAACAGCGGAAGAAATTAGGTGCAGTACACCTACAACAAAGTAGGGGAAAGTGTCGATAACTTCACCACCAGCACCAACGCCCCAACCTAATGTTGCAACGTGAGGGAGAAGAATTAAGCCCTGTTCATACATAGGCTTTTCTGGGATAAAGTGAGCAACTTCAAATAAAGTCATTGCTCCAGCCCAGAATACAATCAAACCAGCGTGAGCAACGTGAGCGCCCAGCAGTTTACCAGATAGGTTGATTAAACGAGCGTTACCAGACCACCAAGCAAAACCGCTTGATTCTTGGTCACGGCCACCGGCTATAACTGATCTATTAGAGAGCGTTACCACGTGGTAGTACCTCCTCTGGGAATACGAATTGTTCGTGGGGTTGATCTTGAGGAGCCATCCAAGCGCGGATACCCTCGTTCAACAAAATGTTTTTGGTATAGAAGGTTTCAAATTCTGGGTCTTCTGCTGCCCGTAATTCTTGGGAAACGAAGTCATAAGCCCGCAGGTTTAATGCTAAACCAACGATACCTACTGAACTCATCCACAACCCGGTTACGGGTACAAACAACATGAAGAAGTGTAACCAGCGTTTGTTGGAGAAAGCAATACCGAAAATCTGTGACCAGAAACGGTTTGCTGTCACCATTGAATAGGTTTCTTCTGCTTGGGTAGGATTGAATGCGGGGAATGTGTTTGAACCTTCGCCGTCTTCAAATAAGGTGTTTTCTACGGTTGCACCGTGGATCGCACACAGTAATGCACCACCGAGAATACCTGCTACTCCCATCATGTGGAAGGGGTTGAGTGTCCAGTTGTGGAAACCTTGCAGGAATAATAAGAAACGGAAGATTGCTGCTACTCCAAAGCTGGGTGCAAAGAACCAGCTAGATTGTCCCAAGGGGTACATCAAGAATACGCTGACGAATACGGCAATGGGACCGGAAAATGCGAGAGCGTTGTAAGGACGAATGCCTACAAGTCTAGCAATTTCAAATTGGCGTAACATGAAGCCAATCAAACCGAATGCTCCGTGCAGTGCTACGAATGGCCATAAACCACCGAGTTGACACCAACGGGTGAAATCACCTTGTGCTTCTGGTCCCCACAGGAACAACAGGGAATGTCCCATGCTGTCTGCGGGTGTGGATACTGCTACTGTCAGGAAGTTTGCACCTTCTAAGTAGGAGGATGCTAATCCGTGGGTGTACCAGGAGGTAACGAAGGTTGTACCGGTTAACCAACCGCCTAATGCGAGGAAGGCACAGGGGAATAATAAAACACCTGACCAGCCTACAAATACGAAGCGATCGCGCTTTAACCAGTCGTCTAGTACGTCAAACCACCCTCTTGATGGGGCGCGTCCAACTGCGATGGTCATGAGAACTAAAATCCTCTTTTTTACTAAAATTGCGACGTTTTTAAGGCAGGATGCTTTTGGAGGTTTTTTTCCTTAGCCACTGCCAGGAGGAATTTAACGTTTTTTTGACACTCTTAGCTACTGATTAGCAGTTAAGACTCTGAGAATTTACCGCTTGATTAATTGGGCATTTCTCATAATTATGCCACTATCTGTTACCATTACCAAGTCATTTGGTTGGCGGTAACTTAATGATTCTTAACTTATCACATTCTTCATGGTTTGCGCTGGAGATACGCAAGTTAATTTTGTATTGGGTTTTGAATAACAAAAATATAGTCCTCACTGGGAGAAGCAGCGCCGCCCTCCGTCTTCCGCATACAGTTTGATTACTTTTCGATTCGTCTTAGTTCAGCTTATACCTTTACCTAAGATTCTTATAGATGGGGACTTACGCCGATTTTGTGCCGATTTTGTGCCGATTTTGTTAAATATTGTAAATATCAGAATTTTAACAAAATGACACAACTTTTCTCATAAAACTTATAAATTTTCATATACATTATCTGAATAACATAAATTTAGCATGATAATAAGCAGCTAGATAAGATGGAAATGATTCGGGAGTTTGATCAGGACAATGGTAAAATCCTGTAAAATCTCCACTAGAAGACTCACTATCAAACCACACAGTGAAAGTCCTGCTAATACAAGCTGATAGCGTTAATTTCTATAAAAAGATTTAAGCTGATGCTGGAGAAAATATATCTTTAAGGTTTGGGTGAATGAAGTTAAAATCTAGATCCATACCTGTCTCATTACCCAGGTTAGCCAGTCCCCAGTTCACAGAGAATATATAACGGTCTAAGGTAGCTAAAATGACGGCATCAACAACGATTAATAAAAGCGATCGCCTCCTGCATCAAAATGTTCTCGGTTCTCGTCGGTTAAGTAACTACTGGTGGGCAACTATTGTTAGTTTAGGAGCATCCGGCTTTTTATTGGCTGGCATTTCCAGCTATCTCAAAGTCAATTTACTCATTGTCACCGATCCCACTCAACTGGTATTTGTCCCTCAAGGATTGGTGATGGGATTATATGGCATAGCTGGCGTACTGTTAGCTTTATACCTGTGGCTAGTTATTTTATGGGATGTAGGCGGCGGTTACAACGAATTTAACCAGGAAACTGGCAAATTCAAAATCTTTCGCTGGGGTTTTCCTGGTAAAAACCGCCAAATTGAGATTGAAAGCCGCATCCAAGATATACAATCTGTACGTATCTCTATTAAAGAAGGTCTAAATCCTCAACGCGCACTTTACCTGAGAGTCAAGGGAAGAAGGGATATTCCCCTGACACGAGTAGGTCAACCTTTATCTTTGGCTGAGTTGGAAACTCAAGGCGCTCAGTTAGCTCGCTTTTTGGGTGTACCCTTAGAAGGACTTTAGATTTTGGATTTTGGATTTTGGATTTTGGATTGGTGATAGTTGATAGTTGATTGGGAAACATCAAATTGATTACCCAGTCACCAGTCACCAGTCACCAGTCACCAGTCACCAGTCTAAAATCCAAAATTGCTAAGATACTTTGGTTGAGTAAGTAACTTTCAATGCGGTTAAAATTTTCACAATTTTTAGTGCTTCTGTTAATAATTGGTGGTTTGATGTTGACTGGATGTTCGGCTGATCAAGTCGCTTCTAGTACATCTCCCAATTCTACAGCTACCTCCAAGGCAACTGAGACAAGCGCCATACCACGTCTCGAAGGTAAAGCAACTGTAGTGATGACAGTTAAAGGATCACCAATTACCATTGAAGTCGATGGTGATAATGCTCCCATTACTGCGGGAAATTTTGTTGATTTAGTCGAAAAAGGTGTTTACGACGGTTTAGTATTCCATCGGGTTGTGCGTGAACCTCAGCCTTTTGTCGTTCAAGGTGGTGATCCTAAAGGAGATGGAACTGGTGGTTATATAGATCCAAAACTGAAAACCGAACGCCGTATACCCTTAGAAATTAAACCTGAAGGTGCAGATCAACCAGTTTACGGTCAAACAATTACTCAAAAGCCTGTTTTGACTCACAAACTTGGTGCTGTAGCAATGGCAAGATCCCAAATGCCTGATTCTGCTTCTTCTCAGTTTTATTTTGCTCTGGCGGATCTGGGCTTTTTAGATGGTAACTACGCGGTTTTTGGCTATGTAACTGAAGGCTTTGATGTAGTTAATAAAATTCAGCAAGGCGATAAAATTGATTCTGCTAAAGTAGTTAAAGGTGCTGAAAACTTGAAAGTTCCTCAGTAGTTATCAATTGATAATTGACAATTGACAATTGATAATTGTTTCATTCCAGGTTTAAAACCTCCCCTTTCAAGGGGGAAAAAGCCAAAATTCCGCTTTTGAAATCCTCTGATTTTAAGGGAGAGGTAATTGTTAATTGTTAATTGTTAATTGTTAATTGTCCATTATTGAATAGAGGGAATAGGGAATAAATCAAGTCAAAATTCAAAATTAATAACTTCTGACTCCTTGAACTCCTGACTCCTGACTCCTCATTTAAAATCTCAAATCTAAAATTGGTTAGGGTTGTTGTTACTGGTATTGGTTTAGTTTCTGCTTTGGGTAACAGCTTGGAAGATAGCTGGCAAAATTTACTATCTTTAAAAACGGGAATTAAATTACATCAACTATTTCCAGCACTGGGAAAAATTCCTCTTGGTTTAATTAATCAACAACCTTCTGATTTGAGTACCCTCACTCAGATGGTTGTTCATTCTGCTTTAGAAAATGCTGAATTAGTAGCGTCTTTGCCTGATTGTGCTGTAGTAATTGGTTCTAGTCGTAGCTATCAAGCGTCTTGGGAGAAGTTTGCACAGCAAATGTATGGTCAAGATACCAACCGAGAATTATTAAATCTGGAAAATTGGTTGGATACTTTACCGCTGATGAATGCAATCGCTGTAGCCAGACAAATCGGGTCTTGTGGTACAGTTTTAGCACCGATGGCGGCCTGCGCTACGGGAATTTGGGCAATTTCCCAAGCCGCTATGTTAATTCAAAGCGGTCAATGTCAACGGGCGATCGCTGGTGCTGTGGAAGCACCTATTACACCCCTTAGCATCTGTGGATTTCAGCAAATGGGGGCTTTAGCAAAAACAGGCGCTTATCCTTTTGATTTACACCGAGAAGGTTTGGTATTAGGTGAAGGTGGTGCTGTTTTTGTTCTGGAATCTGCGGAGTTGGCAAAACAACGTCAAGTAAAGCCAGAAAATATTTATGGAGAAATTTTGGGTTTTGGCTTGACAGCAGATGCGTTTCATGGTAACAAGCCAGAATCAGAAGGGAAA contains:
- a CDS encoding polysaccharide biosynthesis/export family protein, with the protein product MINIHLWKFLTHSTTAVVLLTSVNIALPSVSIAQQRPVSSTSSISTDYLLGGGDRIRVNIFEVPEYTGEYQVPPGGSINLPLIGSISVLGLTTEQAADEISRRYARFLKRPLISVNLLSPRPINIFVAGEVTRPGAYTLSLQGSGGDNPGLQYPTILAALSTAQGVTLAADVTKVQLRRKVGRSGEQVIALNLKEITQTGRIPQDITLRDGDTIVVPTATDFNVAEARNLFAANYAASQTAPRTVAITGQVYRPGSYLVTPGGGGGNDGGAPGTGLPTVMRAIQLAGGITSQADVRSIKIRRPTRIGSEQTLNLNLWELLQTGDLNQDVVLQDGDTIVVPTATEINPAEAIQLATTTLSPSTIQVGVVGEVKKPGLTNLQPNSSLNQALLAAGGFNDARASSGAVDLIRLNPNGTVTKRLVKIDFSKGINEETNPILRNNDVVVVNRSGVAKAGDTVGTVAGPLGLIFNVLRFFGF
- the psbC gene encoding photosystem II reaction center protein CP43; protein product: MVTLSNRSVIAGGRDQESSGFAWWSGNARLINLSGKLLGAHVAHAGLIVFWAGAMTLFEVAHFIPEKPMYEQGLILLPHVATLGWGVGAGGEVIDTFPYFVVGVLHLISSAVLGFGGIYHAVRGPETLEEYSSFFGYDWKDKNKMTNIIGFHLIILGCGALLLVLKAMFFGGVYDTWAPGGGDVRVITNPTLNPAIIFGYLIKAPFGGEGWIISVDNMEDVIGGHIWIALICISGGIWHIFTKPFAWARRAFIWSGEAYLSYSLGALSMMGFIASVMVWYNNTVYPSEFFGPTGPEASQAQALTFLIRDQRLGANVGSAQGPTGLGKYLMRSPTGEIIFGGETMRFWDFRGPWLEPLRGPNGLDLEKIKNDIQPWQARRAAEYMTHAPLGSLNSVGGVATEINSFNYVSPRAWLATSHFVLGFFFLIGHLWHAGRARAAAGGFERGIDRENEPAYYMKDLD
- the psbD gene encoding photosystem II D2 protein (photosystem q(a) protein) — translated: MTIAVGRAPSRGWFDVLDDWLKRDRFVFVGWSGVLLFPCAFLALGGWLTGTTFVTSWYTHGLASSYLEGANFLTVAVSTPADSMGHSLLFLWGPEAQGDFTRWCQLGGLWPFVALHGAFGLIGFMLRQFEIARLVGIRPYNALAFSGPIAVFVSVFLMYPLGQSSWFFAPSFGVAAIFRFLLFLQGFHNWTLNPFHMMGVAGILGGALLCAIHGATVENTLFEDGEGSNTFPAFNPTQAEETYSMVTANRFWSQIFGIAFSNKRWLHFFMLFVPVTGLWMSSVGIVGLALNLRAYDFVSQELRAAEDPEFETFYTKNILLNEGIRAWMAPQDQPHEQFVFPEEVLPRGNAL
- a CDS encoding photosystem I assembly protein Ycf4, producing MTASTTINKSDRLLHQNVLGSRRLSNYWWATIVSLGASGFLLAGISSYLKVNLLIVTDPTQLVFVPQGLVMGLYGIAGVLLALYLWLVILWDVGGGYNEFNQETGKFKIFRWGFPGKNRQIEIESRIQDIQSVRISIKEGLNPQRALYLRVKGRRDIPLTRVGQPLSLAELETQGAQLARFLGVPLEGL
- a CDS encoding peptidylprolyl isomerase, producing MRLKFSQFLVLLLIIGGLMLTGCSADQVASSTSPNSTATSKATETSAIPRLEGKATVVMTVKGSPITIEVDGDNAPITAGNFVDLVEKGVYDGLVFHRVVREPQPFVVQGGDPKGDGTGGYIDPKLKTERRIPLEIKPEGADQPVYGQTITQKPVLTHKLGAVAMARSQMPDSASSQFYFALADLGFLDGNYAVFGYVTEGFDVVNKIQQGDKIDSAKVVKGAENLKVPQ
- a CDS encoding beta-ketoacyl-ACP synthase; translation: MVRVVVTGIGLVSALGNSLEDSWQNLLSLKTGIKLHQLFPALGKIPLGLINQQPSDLSTLTQMVVHSALENAELVASLPDCAVVIGSSRSYQASWEKFAQQMYGQDTNRELLNLENWLDTLPLMNAIAVARQIGSCGTVLAPMAACATGIWAISQAAMLIQSGQCQRAIAGAVEAPITPLSICGFQQMGALAKTGAYPFDLHREGLVLGEGGAVFVLESAELAKQRQVKPENIYGEILGFGLTADAFHGNKPESEGKSAIAAIKQCLERSNLTPADIDYIHAHGTATLLNDRIESKIIQSLFHPKVAISSTKGSTGHTLGASGALGVAFSLLSFKHKILPPIVGLQQPEFDLNFVTTARNTEIQKLLCLSFGFGGQNAAIALGSSNSIY